Proteins co-encoded in one Cinclus cinclus chromosome Z, bCinCin1.1, whole genome shotgun sequence genomic window:
- the LOC134056953 gene encoding serine/threonine-protein kinase PAK 3-like produces the protein MERVCAAVCTAFTVAYSGYFFTHLARHIARAWRESSPWVSGKGAFGVGSIGQLWSKLAPLPLAWRRHELQLPALKKPPVPKLERTLVSEGDPEAKYTELEIIGKGGFGTVCTAVETATGEEVAIKKISLLQVKSNELCVNEIQVMRDNKNANVVNYVDSYLLHEELWLVMEYMDGGSLHDVIREIQMAEGEIAAVSRECLQGLDFLHCKQVVHRDIKSHNILLGLDGSVKLADFGLAAQLTAEQSKRRSAVGTTYWMAPEIFTRKPYGPKVDIWSFGIVGMEMVEGAPPYLMETSRTARQLISTGGTPKLQKPRQQSAWLRDFLHCCLETDEDRRWSAQELLQHPFVTSAKPTSSLTPLIMAAQQLMADRRF, from the exons ATGGAGAGagtgtgtgctgcagtttgcacgGCTTTTACCGTGGCTTATTCTGGCTACTTTTTCACCCACCTGGCAC GTCACATCGCCCGTGCCTGGAGAGAATCCAGCCCTTGGGTGAGTGGGAAAGGAGCCTTTGGCGTTGGTAGCATTGGACAGCTGTGGAGCAAGCT AGCTCCACTTCCTCTGGCCTGGCGCCGGCacgagctgcagctgccggctCTGAAGAAGCCTCCTGTCCCCAAGCTGGAAA GGACGCTGGTGAGCGAAGGAGATCCGGAGGCTAAATATACAGAACTGGAAATTATTGGCAAAGG gggTTTCGGCACTGTGTGCACGGCAGTGGAGACTGCCACAGGAGAAGAG gtggccataaagaaaatcagtctgTTGCAAGTGAAGAGCAACGAACTGTGCGTGAATGAAATCCAGGTCATGCGGGACAATAAGAACGCCAATGTGGTGAACTATGTAGACAG CTACCTGCTGCACGAGGAACTCTGGCTCGTGATGGAATACATGGACGGAGGGTCTTTGCACGATGTCATTAGGGAGATCCAAATGGCAGAAGGAGAGATAGCAGCTGTCTCCCGCGAG tgcctgcaaggcctggatttCCTTCACTGCAAGCAAGTGGTCCACCGAGACATCAAAAGCCACAACATTCTCCTGGGCTTGGATGGATCTGTCAAGCTGG ctgattttggcctcgcTGCTCAGCTCACGGCTGAGCAGAGCAAACGCAGATCGGCTGTCGGGACTACTTACTGGATGGCGCCTGAAATTTTCACCAGGAAGCCCTACGGCCCCAAAGTGGACATCTGGTCCTTTGGCATCGTGGGGATGGAGATGGTGGAAGGAGCTCCTCCTTACCTGATGGAAACCTCCCGCACG GCTCGACAGCTGATCAGCACCGGGGGCACCCCGAAGCTGCAGAAGCCCAGGCAGCAGTCGGCTTGGTTGCGAGactttctgcactgctgcctggagaCAGACGAGGACAGGCGCTGGTCTGCCCAGGAACTTCTGCAG CATCCGTTTGTAACTTCAGCCAAGCCGACCTCCAGCCTGACGCCTCTGATCATGGCAGCGCAGCAGCTTATGGCTGACAGAAGATTCTAG
- the LOC134056952 gene encoding serine/threonine-protein kinase PAK 3-like, with translation MERVCAAVCTAFTVAYSGYFFTHLARHIARAWRESSPWVSGKGAFGVGMLVSEGDPEAKYTELEIIGKGGFGTVCTAVETATGEEVAIKKISLLQVKSNELCVNEIQVMRDNKNANVVNYVDSYLLHEELWLVMEYMDGGSLHDVIREIQMAEGEIAAVSRECLQGLDFLHCKQVIHRDIKSHNILLGLDGSVKLADFGLAAQLTAEQSKRRSAVGTTYWMAPEIFTRKPYGPKVDIWSFGIVGMEMVEGAPPYLMETSRMARQLISTGGTPKLQKPRQQSAWLRDFLHCCLETDEDRRWSAQELLQHPFVTSAKPTSSLTPLIMAAQQLMADRRF, from the exons ATGGAGAGagtgtgtgctgcagtttgcacgGCTTTTACCGTGGCTTATTCTGGCTACTTTTTCACCCACCTGGCAC GTCACATCGCCCGTGCCTGGAGAGAATCCAGCCCTTGGGTGAGTGGGAAAGGAGCCTTTGGCGTTG GGATGCTGGTGAGCGAAGGAGATCCGGAGGCTAAATATACAGAACTGGAAATTATTGGCAAAGG gggTTTCGGCACTGTGTGCACGGCAGTGGAGACTGCCACAGGAGAAGAG gtggccataaagaaaatcagtctgTTGCAAGTGAAGAGCAACGAACTGTGCGTGAATGAAATCCAGGTCATGCGGGACAATAAGAACGCCAATGTGGTGAACTATGTAGACAG CTACCTGCTGCACGAGGAACTCTGGCTCGTGATGGAATACATGGACGGAGGGTCTTTGCACGATGTCATTAGGGAGATCCAAATGGCAGAAGGAGAGATAGCAGCTGTCTCCCGCGAG tgcctgcaaggcctggatttCCTTCACTGCAAGCAAGTGATCCACCGAGACATCAAAAGCCACAACATTCTCCTGGGCTTGGATGGATCTGTCAAGCTGG ctgattttggcctcgcTGCTCAGCTCACGGCTGAGCAGAGCAAACGCAGATCGGCTGTCGGGACTACTTACTGGATGGCGCCTGAAATTTTCACCAGGAAGCCCTACGGCCCCAAAGTGGACATCTGGTCCTTTGGCATCGTGGGGATGGAGATGGTGGAAGGAGCTCCTCCTTACCTGATGGAAACCTCCCGCATG GCTCGACAGCTGATCAGCACCGGGGGCACCCCGAAGCTGCAGAAGCCCAGGCAGCAGTCGGCTTGGTTGCGAGactttctgcactgctgcctggagaCAGACGAGGACAGGCGCTGGTCTGCCCAGGAACTTCTGCAG CATCCGTTTGTAACTTCAGCCAAGCCGACCTCCAGCCTGACGCCTCTGATCATGGCAGCGCAGCAGCTTATGGCTGACAGAAGATTCTAG
- the LOC134056951 gene encoding serine/threonine-protein kinase PAK 3-like has translation MERVCAAVCTAFTVAYSGYFFTHLARHIARAWRESSPWVSGKGAFGVGMLVSEGDPEAKYTELEIIGKGGFGTVCTAVETATGEEVAIKKISLLQVKSNELCVNEIQVMRDNKNANVVNYVDSYLLHEELWLVMEYMDGGSLHDVIREIQMAEGEIAAVSRECLQGLDFLHCKQVIHRDIKSHNILLGLDGFVKLADFGLAAQLTAEQSKRRSAVGTTYWMAPEIFTRKPYGPKVDIWSFGIVGMEMVEGAPPYLMETSRTARQLISTGGTPKLQKPRQQSAWLRDFLHCCLETDEDRRWSAQELLQHPFVTSAKPTSSLTPLIMAAQQLMADRRF, from the exons ATGGAGAGagtgtgtgctgcagtttgcacgGCTTTTACCGTGGCTTATTCTGGCTACTTTTTCACCCACCTGGCAC GTCACATCGCCCGTGCCTGGAGAGAATCCAGCCCTTGGGTGAGTGGGAAAGGAGCCTTTGGCGTTG GGATGCTGGTGAGCGAAGGAGATCCGGAGGCTAAATATACAGAACTGGAAATTATTGGCAAAGG gggTTTCGGCACTGTGTGCACGGCAGTGGAGACTGCCACAGGAGAAGAG gtggccataaagaaaatcagtctgTTGCAAGTGAAGAGCAACGAACTGTGCGTGAATGAAATCCAGGTCATGCGGGACAATAAGAACGCCAATGTGGTGAACTATGTAGACAG CTACCTGCTGCACGAGGAACTCTGGCTCGTGATGGAATACATGGACGGAGGGTCTTTGCACGATGTCATTAGGGAGATCCAAATGGCAGAAGGAGAGATAGCAGCTGTCTCCCGCGAG tgcctgcaaggcctggatttCCTTCACTGCAAGCAAGTGATCCACCGAGACATCAAAAGCCACAACATTCTCCTGGGCTTGGATGGATTTGTCAAGCTGG ctgattttggcctcgcTGCTCAGCTCACGGCTGAGCAGAGCAAACGCAGATCGGCTGTCGGGACTACTTACTGGATGGCGCCTGAAATTTTCACCAGGAAGCCCTACGGCCCCAAAGTGGACATCTGGTCCTTTGGCATCGTGGGGATGGAGATGGTGGAAGGAGCTCCTCCTTACCTGATGGAAACCTCCCGCACG GCTCGACAGCTGATCAGCACCGGGGGCACCCCGAAGCTGCAGAAGCCCAGGCAGCAGTCGGCTTGGTTGCGAGactttctgcactgctgcctggagaCAGACGAGGACAGGCGCTGGTCTGCCCAGGAACTTCTGCAG CATCCGTTTGTAACTTCAGCCAAGCCGACCTCCAGCCTGACGCCTCTGATCATGGCAGCGCAGCAGCTTATGGCTGACAGAAGATTCTAG